A region of Paenibacillus sp. 37 DNA encodes the following proteins:
- a CDS encoding glycoside hydrolase family 43 protein codes for MKYTNPVIPGFYPDPSICRVDEDYYLVTSTFEYFPGVPIFHSKDLVNWRQIGHVLTTTEQLPLANAGNSGGIYAPTLRYHDGWFYMTTTNVSGGGNFYVRSAQPEGPWSAPIFVDQGGIDPSFLFDEDGHVYFQTACNGDEGEGIYQCEIDIMTGARLTDSRLIWTGTGGAAPEAPHMYKINNLYYLMIAEGGTEYGHMETIARSTEPYGPFDPCPHNPILSNRSMKTSIHATGHADLIQIQDGSWWAVCLGIRPAGYPMRHHLGRETFLAPVTWTDNDWPTIGVDGHIEPVMTGPSLPQHPWSPQAARDHFDEPTLDMNWIFLRNPAPNSWTLTENPGQLILRGNSVSLDEGRNPAFVGRRLSHFLCNTATELYYEPNASGEEAGLTLFMNDKYHYDLAVTQVDGQKKIVLRRTVGSMRTEQVLDCDKGPVVIQIKADRNHFTFLYQQGSSDAIEVGSGETHLLSTEVASGFTGVMIAMYAYAPSEESTPASFDWFDYEPLNE; via the coding sequence ATGAAATATACCAATCCGGTCATTCCGGGGTTTTATCCAGATCCAAGTATCTGCCGTGTAGATGAAGACTATTATCTGGTAACCAGTACCTTTGAATATTTCCCTGGTGTGCCCATCTTCCACAGCAAAGACCTTGTGAACTGGCGACAGATCGGCCATGTCCTCACAACAACGGAGCAACTCCCTCTAGCAAACGCGGGCAACTCTGGCGGCATTTATGCCCCTACTCTCCGGTACCATGATGGCTGGTTCTATATGACAACAACCAATGTCAGCGGCGGCGGGAATTTTTATGTACGTAGTGCCCAGCCCGAGGGACCATGGTCTGCTCCGATTTTTGTTGATCAGGGCGGCATTGATCCCTCTTTTCTCTTTGATGAAGATGGACATGTGTATTTTCAAACGGCCTGTAACGGCGATGAAGGCGAGGGCATCTATCAATGCGAGATAGACATCATGACCGGAGCCAGACTAACGGATAGCCGATTAATCTGGACCGGAACCGGAGGCGCAGCCCCCGAAGCTCCCCACATGTATAAAATAAATAACCTCTACTATCTGATGATCGCCGAAGGTGGAACCGAGTATGGTCATATGGAGACCATTGCTCGAAGCACAGAGCCATACGGACCATTTGATCCGTGTCCTCATAATCCAATTCTGTCCAATCGAAGCATGAAAACCAGTATCCATGCAACTGGACATGCAGACCTTATCCAGATCCAGGATGGAAGCTGGTGGGCCGTATGTCTTGGCATCCGTCCAGCAGGTTACCCCATGCGGCACCATCTGGGACGTGAAACGTTCCTGGCACCTGTCACATGGACGGATAACGATTGGCCGACAATTGGTGTTGATGGACATATTGAACCGGTGATGACTGGACCTTCATTGCCTCAGCACCCTTGGTCACCTCAGGCTGCCCGGGATCATTTTGACGAACCAACCTTGGACATGAACTGGATCTTCTTGCGGAACCCGGCTCCGAATAGTTGGACACTCACAGAAAATCCCGGACAACTCATCCTGCGGGGGAATTCGGTATCGCTCGATGAGGGTAGAAATCCAGCCTTTGTTGGGCGTCGATTGAGCCATTTCTTATGCAATACGGCCACCGAGCTGTATTATGAGCCAAATGCGAGCGGTGAGGAAGCTGGATTAACCTTATTTATGAATGATAAATATCATTACGATTTGGCTGTAACACAGGTCGATGGGCAGAAGAAAATCGTATTGCGACGAACCGTCGGCTCTATGCGAACCGAACAGGTGCTTGACTGTGACAAGGGGCCTGTTGTAATACAAATCAAGGCTGACCGTAATCACTTCACGTTCCTCTACCAGCAAGGTTCATCCGATGCCATTGAAGTGGGTTCAGGAGAAACACATCTGTTATCTACCGAAGTGGCGAGTGGTTTCACTGGTGTGATGATCGCCATGTACGCTTATGCTCCATCGGAGGAGTCTACACCTGCAAGTTTCGATTGGTTTGACTATGAACCTCTGAACGAATAA
- a CDS encoding helix-turn-helix domain-containing protein: MSNAYLRWFTSDHQQFPFFIQYGGHVEDMELHNHMDFTELVIVLNGHATHVVNTEEFFIKKGNAFVINGDTHHAYKDPHDFRICNIMFSPEMLASAGPDLRKSNGFQALFVLEPLYRNIHSFPSKLSLSISSLEYVESLISFMIEEYQSKQQGYQTMLISRLTEMVVYLSRQYDTQEKGIEGNNLMHLANAISFIEDHYLEPLSLEDIAGKSNISIRHLNRIFRSYYQMTPISYLQKLRLEKACHLLKNGNLSITEISYECGFNDSNYFTRQFKKAFGKSPKTYRQNH; the protein is encoded by the coding sequence TTGAGTAATGCATATTTGAGATGGTTTACCTCGGATCATCAACAATTTCCGTTTTTTATTCAGTACGGTGGACATGTTGAGGACATGGAGCTTCATAATCATATGGATTTTACGGAACTTGTGATTGTTCTGAATGGTCATGCAACCCATGTGGTGAACACCGAAGAATTTTTTATTAAAAAAGGGAACGCATTTGTGATTAATGGTGACACCCATCATGCGTATAAAGACCCTCATGATTTTAGGATCTGTAATATTATGTTCAGTCCCGAGATGCTTGCTTCGGCCGGTCCCGATCTGAGAAAATCTAACGGCTTTCAGGCGTTGTTTGTTTTGGAACCGTTGTATCGTAATATTCACTCATTTCCGAGTAAACTTTCGTTATCCATTTCCAGTCTGGAGTATGTGGAATCACTGATATCGTTCATGATTGAGGAGTATCAGAGTAAACAGCAAGGGTATCAGACGATGTTGATCTCACGTCTTACGGAGATGGTTGTTTATTTATCGAGACAATATGATACGCAGGAGAAAGGGATTGAAGGTAATAATCTGATGCATCTGGCCAATGCCATTTCATTTATTGAAGATCATTATCTGGAGCCACTGTCGCTAGAGGATATTGCGGGGAAGTCGAATATCTCCATAAGGCATCTGAACCGGATTTTTCGATCCTATTATCAGATGACCCCGATCTCTTATCTGCAAAAGTTGCGTCTGGAGAAGGCTTGTCATTTGTTGAAAAACGGGAATCTGTCCATCACGGAAATTTCGTATGAATGTGGATTTAACGACAGTAATTATTTCACCCGCCAGTTCAAGAAAGCCTTTGGTAAGTCTCCCAAAACATACAGGCAGAATCATTAA
- a CDS encoding helix-turn-helix transcriptional regulator, with the protein MKLERLISIIYKLLNHEVLSASTLAEEFQVSPRTIYRDIDVICAAGFPVVSHQGLKGGYGMMDGYKMDKSLLGSYDVDSLITVLSSLSTVFEDARAQGTIERLQTIGPEHQTSSLSVDLETRRTEPDALPHLRKGITDHQVVRFDYINTKNEHTPRHLEPLRLHFKYRNWYVYGFCQTRQDYREFRLSRMMNVQLTSEHFQPHLELPQENVVSDPSWQDQVSDVVFRVNPEALAEAMDHFQQADKQFHEDGSMTMRISVYQPLQAKWLWSFLLSLGSGAEVLEPIELRGILKEQLRDALKFYEEV; encoded by the coding sequence TTGAAATTGGAGCGATTAATCTCAATCATATACAAACTGCTGAACCACGAAGTATTGTCTGCTTCCACCTTGGCGGAAGAGTTTCAGGTGTCCCCAAGAACGATCTATCGGGATATTGATGTAATCTGTGCCGCCGGCTTCCCGGTCGTCTCCCATCAGGGACTCAAAGGCGGCTACGGCATGATGGACGGATACAAGATGGATAAAAGCTTGCTCGGTTCTTATGATGTGGATTCCCTGATCACGGTCCTGAGCAGTCTATCCACAGTATTCGAAGATGCACGTGCACAAGGCACGATTGAACGTCTGCAAACGATTGGACCGGAGCATCAAACCTCAAGTCTGTCGGTGGATCTGGAGACTCGCCGAACAGAACCTGACGCCCTTCCTCATCTGCGTAAAGGGATTACGGATCATCAGGTTGTCCGTTTTGACTACATCAATACAAAGAATGAACATACACCCCGCCATCTGGAACCTTTAAGACTTCATTTTAAATATCGTAATTGGTATGTATACGGATTTTGCCAGACACGGCAGGATTATCGCGAGTTCCGACTGTCCCGGATGATGAACGTGCAACTGACATCGGAACACTTCCAACCCCACCTTGAGCTTCCCCAAGAGAATGTTGTGTCAGATCCATCATGGCAAGATCAGGTAAGTGATGTTGTATTTCGGGTGAACCCGGAAGCGCTAGCGGAAGCCATGGATCATTTTCAACAGGCAGATAAGCAATTTCACGAGGATGGAAGTATGACGATGCGCATCTCGGTTTATCAACCGTTACAAGCCAAGTGGTTATGGTCGTTTCTGCTTAGTTTGGGAAGTGGCGCTGAGGTGCTTGAACCGATTGAATTACGAGGTATTCTGAAAGAACAGCTTCGAGACGCACTTAAATTCTATGAAGAAGTATGA
- a CDS encoding DinB family protein — MNHPEQMYNYNAWANQTILNRIKELPSSVLSQEVNSSFPTIAHALSHIYAVDKMWYLVLTGTGMPEALQACMPLNGEIHGSIDEYMQMFADLSAQYSEWLQGQTNLEQTVLLDNPFAGVRETSLSEMVFHLVNHGTYHRGNVSTMLRQLGHASVMNDYSLFWYQEPAQV, encoded by the coding sequence ATGAATCATCCGGAACAAATGTATAACTACAACGCATGGGCTAATCAAACCATCCTGAACAGAATCAAAGAACTCCCCTCTTCTGTGCTGAGTCAGGAAGTGAACAGTTCATTTCCAACCATCGCCCATGCCCTCAGCCATATCTACGCAGTGGATAAGATGTGGTATCTGGTGTTAACGGGCACCGGTATGCCCGAGGCACTCCAGGCATGCATGCCTCTCAATGGTGAAATTCACGGTTCAATAGATGAGTACATGCAAATGTTTGCCGATCTGTCGGCACAATACAGCGAATGGCTCCAAGGCCAAACTAATCTTGAACAAACCGTGCTGCTCGATAATCCATTTGCCGGCGTCCGCGAAACCAGCTTATCGGAAATGGTATTCCATCTGGTCAATCACGGGACCTACCACCGAGGCAATGTGTCTACCATGCTGCGTCAGTTGGGGCATGCCTCCGTCATGAACGACTATTCTCTCTTCTGGTATCAAGAACCGGCTCAAGTATAG
- a CDS encoding glycoside hydrolase family 43 protein, translating to MWKRLALPALLVMVLLLAGQSKALAAFWNLTGDTAVHDPSIIKEGSSWYTFSTGPGIQVLKSDNGSSWYRVPQIFLSKPSWWASAVPGQSGLDVWAPDVEQYNGKVWLYYSISTFGSNRSAIGLASANSIGAGQWKDEGLVLQTTTANNYNAIDPNLVIDASGNPWLAFGSFWSGLKIVKLDKNTMKPTGNITSIAARPNNGGAIEGPSIVYRGGYYYLFASIDSCCQGVNSTYKMVYGRSTSITGPYVDKNGVNMLNGGGTVLDTGNVKWKGPGGQDVYNGNVIARHAYDAEDNGNPKLLINDLLWDSNGWPKY from the coding sequence ATGTGGAAACGGTTGGCGTTACCGGCATTACTTGTGATGGTATTACTGCTGGCAGGTCAGTCAAAGGCTTTGGCGGCGTTCTGGAATCTGACCGGAGATACCGCTGTTCATGATCCGTCGATTATCAAAGAGGGCAGTTCCTGGTACACCTTTTCAACCGGCCCGGGTATTCAAGTATTGAAATCCGATAATGGATCGTCCTGGTATCGTGTTCCACAAATCTTCTTAAGTAAGCCATCCTGGTGGGCTTCTGCCGTTCCGGGACAAAGCGGATTGGATGTATGGGCACCGGACGTAGAGCAGTATAACGGAAAAGTGTGGCTCTATTATTCGATCTCGACCTTTGGTTCTAATCGGTCTGCGATTGGTCTTGCCTCAGCCAATAGTATCGGTGCAGGGCAATGGAAGGACGAAGGATTGGTGCTTCAAACCACGACCGCCAATAATTATAATGCCATTGATCCGAATCTGGTCATTGATGCTTCAGGCAATCCATGGCTGGCTTTTGGTTCGTTTTGGAGCGGTCTGAAGATTGTCAAACTGGACAAAAATACGATGAAACCGACAGGAAACATAACTTCCATTGCGGCGCGCCCGAATAACGGAGGTGCTATTGAAGGACCAAGTATTGTATATCGTGGCGGCTATTATTACCTGTTTGCTTCCATCGATTCTTGCTGCCAAGGGGTGAACAGTACTTACAAAATGGTCTATGGGCGTTCAACCAGTATAACAGGCCCTTATGTGGACAAAAACGGAGTCAATATGCTGAATGGTGGCGGGACGGTACTGGATACAGGCAATGTGAAATGGAAAGGTCCAGGTGGTCAGGACGTGTACAACGGCAATGTCATTGCACGACACGCCTATGATGCAGAGGATAATGGCAATCCGAAATTGCTGATTAATGACTTGCTTTGGGACTCGAATGGCTGGCCGAAATATTGA
- a CDS encoding YdeI/OmpD-associated family protein, whose product MENVHCIPVTSREELRSWLQEHGKVQKSCWVMVSLKPTPDTLLYLDVVEESLCFGWIDGVKKKISETRLAQRLSPRSKRSSWTELNKERVRRLEKLGFMHDEGREVLPVMEPNAFIIDGVIEQRLKEDHQVYANFMAFPNLYQNVRIDTIQSVKNQPALFQSRLDKFITNTKENKMYGQWHDHGRLLDY is encoded by the coding sequence ATGGAGAATGTACATTGTATCCCCGTGACATCGAGGGAAGAATTGAGAAGTTGGTTGCAGGAGCATGGAAAAGTCCAGAAATCTTGCTGGGTCATGGTTAGCTTGAAACCCACTCCGGATACTCTACTGTATTTGGATGTGGTTGAGGAGTCGCTATGCTTTGGCTGGATCGATGGGGTCAAAAAGAAAATATCCGAGACTCGATTGGCACAGAGATTATCTCCCCGAAGCAAACGTAGCTCATGGACAGAATTGAACAAGGAACGTGTCCGTCGACTTGAAAAGTTGGGCTTCATGCATGACGAGGGTAGAGAGGTTCTTCCTGTTATGGAGCCAAATGCTTTCATAATTGATGGTGTGATCGAACAAAGGCTGAAAGAAGACCATCAGGTTTATGCAAATTTCATGGCCTTCCCTAACCTGTATCAAAACGTTCGGATCGATACGATCCAAAGTGTTAAGAATCAGCCAGCATTATTCCAGAGCAGATTAGATAAGTTCATAACCAACACAAAGGAAAATAAAATGTACGGTCAGTGGCATGATCACGGACGGCTTCTGGATTATTAA
- a CDS encoding ArsR/SmtB family transcription factor — MIYIKDLMSGVNIFKALSSEIRIQIIELLAKNQSLNLNDLATKLGLSNGAITMHIKKLEESGLIEINTAVGKHGIQKICYLNEEKLMVDLRSQEINNRYEVEIQVGHYSDYQAAPTCGLATRDSIVGEFDDPRYFADPLRIDAEMIWLAEGYLEYRIPNYLKPNQSFSEIQLSMELGSEAPGFCDNYPSDIYFYVNGIEIGCWTSPGDFGNTRGTFNPEWWPPHLNQYGMLKLIRITQEGSYIDGCRISDVTLDQIGLDYKSDIHFRIAVTDGSLNKRGLTIFGKNFGNYGQNLLARVLYNVQEE, encoded by the coding sequence ATGATTTATATTAAAGATCTGATGTCGGGTGTGAATATCTTCAAAGCGCTCAGTTCGGAAATCCGGATTCAGATTATCGAGCTGCTGGCCAAGAACCAAAGCCTTAATCTCAATGATCTCGCAACCAAACTGGGACTGAGCAATGGTGCCATCACAATGCACATCAAGAAGCTTGAAGAGAGCGGATTGATCGAGATCAACACCGCTGTTGGCAAACATGGAATCCAGAAGATATGTTATCTCAATGAGGAAAAATTGATGGTTGATCTGCGTTCACAAGAGATTAACAATCGTTATGAGGTAGAAATTCAGGTCGGTCATTACAGCGATTATCAGGCCGCACCTACATGTGGTCTCGCTACCCGGGACAGCATTGTTGGAGAGTTCGATGATCCGCGGTACTTTGCTGATCCACTGCGAATTGATGCGGAGATGATCTGGCTGGCCGAGGGTTATCTCGAGTATCGGATTCCAAACTATCTCAAACCTAATCAGTCCTTTAGCGAAATTCAGTTGTCGATGGAACTGGGTTCGGAGGCCCCTGGCTTTTGTGACAATTACCCTTCGGATATTTACTTCTATGTCAACGGTATTGAGATTGGTTGCTGGACGAGCCCAGGGGATTTCGGTAATACACGCGGGACCTTCAACCCGGAATGGTGGCCTCCCCACTTGAATCAGTACGGTATGCTGAAGCTGATTCGGATTACGCAAGAGGGCAGCTATATCGACGGATGTCGTATCTCGGATGTAACGCTGGACCAGATTGGGCTGGATTACAAAAGCGATATTCACTTCCGCATTGCGGTTACCGACGGATCTTTGAACAAACGGGGCTTAACGATCTTTGGCAAAAACTTCGGAAACTATGGACAGAATCTGCTCGCTCGGGTTCTCTATAACGTGCAAGAAGAGTAG
- a CDS encoding helix-turn-helix domain-containing protein, which yields MKWNHFKSKLLFKYTLSYISIFLIPLVILTIIIYHNAVDTLRSEIEQTNVNQLTQAKTVIDDRMKELQDIAFRIAYDEQLTRYWTHHPYYSRESIGALVKYKATSSIIDELFLFFRGDDNIYSSQGSENLDVFTGRYKFTTWNKTDMIRDLNSVQSPTIRPAEQVVQGTRIPNSMLAYLVPIAPNNTPAHGTVMYLIHESNLTGLIDSILSDYHGMTYIFDNFGQVLAANYKGEIISEQEVNALFVLEPGTHSISLNQEPHSVVSVKSDAGWTYVTAMPSNQFFSRIVHIRTFVVLVFSFMVVMGTFLAIMLARRQYHPISDLMEFIRLKNDPDPSSTTNELEWIKKTLHDYSQRVDLQEPYARNHILLMLLKHGHTGDFPSEFTDKLGIRFNRSHYFVMIMGWEMHAFPIGDNPEQPTVMQLMNDVELPELSAYAYGVELPQADQLALIVGFDAEIGHEGSLNTRMEPIVEKLQWMVTEHTGVAPAIGIGNRYTYPKQLNQSYIEASTALEASMLHGQGTSTYFNNLSGSDVQDSSFWVPKDVLLKLVQSLKQGSYDVAVQMVSTALNTLKSEMPSVPLLRCICFDILNTMLKTASELGIHHVVDQLPRITSYDSLEDLEKKLTGLAAEICAHVEAKSETEESSLMDEIVAYIDANFSDYDLSLGTISSKFTISSSYFSRSFKEKIGMNFTQYIWQKRMDEVIRLLLHTTDPLKDIITRVGYLDTPNFIRKFKKETGYTPGQYRKLHRPNGSADSPDDDDEECTG from the coding sequence ATGAAATGGAATCACTTCAAGTCCAAGCTTCTGTTTAAGTACACACTATCCTATATCTCCATTTTCCTGATCCCTCTTGTTATTTTAACCATCATTATTTATCACAACGCTGTGGACACGCTCCGTTCAGAGATTGAACAGACCAATGTCAATCAGCTCACTCAAGCCAAAACGGTCATTGATGATCGCATGAAGGAACTCCAAGACATTGCTTTTCGCATCGCCTACGATGAGCAGTTAACGCGATATTGGACCCACCATCCGTACTATAGTCGGGAATCAATCGGCGCATTGGTCAAATACAAAGCCACCAGTTCCATTATCGATGAGTTATTCCTGTTCTTCCGTGGAGATGATAACATCTATTCTTCTCAAGGTTCTGAGAACCTGGATGTATTCACTGGTCGCTACAAATTTACTACGTGGAACAAAACAGACATGATCCGGGATTTGAATAGCGTACAGTCCCCCACGATACGTCCAGCGGAGCAGGTCGTCCAAGGAACCAGAATACCCAATTCCATGCTGGCCTACCTTGTACCGATTGCACCTAACAATACGCCCGCCCATGGAACCGTCATGTACCTGATTCACGAGTCCAATCTGACGGGCCTAATTGATTCCATCCTCAGCGACTATCACGGGATGACTTATATTTTCGATAATTTCGGGCAAGTACTGGCAGCCAATTACAAGGGAGAAATCATATCCGAACAGGAAGTTAACGCTCTGTTTGTTCTTGAACCCGGAACGCACAGCATCTCCTTAAATCAAGAACCACATTCGGTTGTATCCGTTAAATCGGATGCGGGTTGGACTTATGTAACCGCTATGCCCAGCAACCAATTTTTTAGCCGAATCGTTCATATTCGCACCTTTGTTGTTCTTGTTTTCTCCTTCATGGTGGTGATGGGCACGTTCCTCGCCATTATGTTGGCCCGAAGACAGTACCATCCGATTTCAGACTTAATGGAGTTCATTCGGTTGAAGAATGATCCTGATCCATCCTCCACCACCAACGAGCTGGAATGGATAAAAAAAACACTGCATGATTATAGTCAGCGCGTAGATCTTCAGGAGCCCTATGCTCGCAATCATATTTTGCTCATGTTGCTGAAGCACGGTCACACCGGAGATTTTCCCTCTGAGTTTACGGATAAGCTTGGCATACGCTTTAACCGATCCCATTATTTTGTCATGATCATGGGCTGGGAAATGCATGCTTTTCCTATCGGTGATAACCCCGAGCAACCTACTGTCATGCAGCTGATGAACGATGTGGAGCTGCCCGAGTTGTCTGCTTATGCTTACGGCGTAGAGCTGCCACAGGCAGACCAATTGGCCCTTATCGTGGGATTCGATGCCGAAATTGGGCATGAAGGTAGCCTGAATACCCGTATGGAGCCTATCGTTGAAAAACTGCAATGGATGGTGACAGAACACACCGGGGTCGCGCCCGCAATCGGGATAGGCAATCGGTACACTTATCCGAAACAGCTGAATCAGTCCTACATTGAGGCCTCGACCGCTCTGGAAGCATCGATGCTGCATGGACAGGGCACCAGTACATATTTTAACAACCTTTCCGGTTCCGATGTACAGGATTCTTCCTTCTGGGTCCCTAAGGATGTGTTATTAAAGCTGGTTCAGAGCTTAAAACAAGGCAGCTATGATGTGGCGGTTCAGATGGTGTCAACTGCGTTGAATACCCTGAAATCCGAAATGCCGTCTGTACCGCTGCTGCGTTGCATCTGCTTTGATATTCTGAATACCATGCTCAAAACCGCTTCGGAGCTTGGAATCCATCATGTGGTTGATCAACTTCCAAGGATCACTTCCTACGACTCGTTGGAGGATTTGGAGAAAAAACTGACAGGCCTCGCCGCCGAAATCTGCGCCCATGTCGAGGCGAAGAGTGAGACGGAAGAAAGCTCTCTTATGGATGAAATCGTTGCTTATATCGATGCCAATTTCTCTGATTATGATCTCAGTTTAGGTACGATTTCATCGAAATTCACGATCTCTTCATCCTATTTCAGTCGTTCTTTCAAAGAAAAGATCGGCATGAACTTTACCCAATATATCTGGCAGAAACGGATGGATGAGGTCATTCGACTACTGCTGCATACTACCGATCCGTTAAAAGATATCATCACGCGTGTCGGTTACCTGGATACACCAAACTTCATCCGCAAATTCAAAAAAGAGACGGGTTATACCCCAGGGCAATACCGTAAATTGCACCGTCCCAACGGCTCCGCCGATTCCCCGGATGATGATGACGAGGAATGTACTGGATAA